One region of Yersinia bercovieri ATCC 43970 genomic DNA includes:
- a CDS encoding phage tail tube protein has protein sequence MGDTSNRLAGTAYVTVDGLTIMVAGQFKYSPSKFKRETLTGMDGVHGYKETFNAPFISCQIRDSGGTSISDFNDQTNVNIVCELANGKTIIGSGMWSVNTQEVDSTEATADMRWEGGSVSVTEN, from the coding sequence ATGGGTGATACATCCAATCGCCTCGCCGGGACAGCTTATGTCACCGTTGACGGTCTGACTATTATGGTGGCGGGGCAATTCAAATACAGCCCCTCAAAATTCAAACGTGAAACCCTGACCGGCATGGATGGGGTGCATGGTTATAAAGAGACCTTTAACGCGCCGTTTATCTCCTGCCAAATCCGCGACAGTGGCGGCACGTCAATCAGTGATTTTAACGATCAAACCAATGTCAATATTGTCTGTGAACTGGCCAATGGCAAAACGATTATCGGCAGTGGTATGTGGTCGGTAAATACCCAGGAAGTGGACAGCACCGAGGCCACCGCTGATATGCGCTGGGAAGGTGGCTCGGTCTCGGTAACGGAGAACTAA
- a CDS encoding DUF2635 domain-containing protein yields the protein MIVKPVAGRTVRDPVKGTFLPESGAEVPDNSFWRRRLNDGDVVREQPKEVNPAPETTKAEKTK from the coding sequence ATGATTGTTAAACCCGTAGCCGGTCGCACTGTACGCGACCCGGTTAAGGGTACCTTTTTGCCTGAATCCGGCGCTGAGGTTCCCGATAACTCATTTTGGCGTCGTCGTTTAAACGACGGTGATGTGGTGCGCGAACAACCTAAAGAGGTTAACCCCGCACCCGAAACCACCAAAGCGGAGAAAACCAAATAA
- a CDS encoding phage portal protein produces the protein MKNPVRILGPDGSPLPPSKSRASMLSGSRGVPYDAADSFSDSMANWQPSLWSPDNEINTSRDQVVARVRDMVRNDGWASGSVTRILDNAVGASFRPLAKVDYRTLALMTGNPKFDAKWADEYGRAIESGWRTWANDPNRYCDVERKKTVAQLLRLGFRHKLTDGDALCVMQYRPDRLGYGRAQYATTMQIIDPDRLSNPQQNFDMPNIRGGVEIDEDGVPIAYHIRKAHMGDWWSGKETMTWERIPRETDWGRPIVIHDFDSDRASQHRGISIFTPIVQRLKMLIKYDEVELQSSILNSIFAAFITSPYDPSLVAEALDTGEEVNRYQDMRREYHDEKRLSLQGGARIPILAPGEEMTTLNAVRPTSNFVAFESAALRNIAASLGISTQQLTQDWSDVNYSSARSAMLEAWKTLTRRRDDFATGFAQPILSCFIEELHDLGEVPLPDSAPDFLTAKAAYCRAQWMGPGRGWVDPVAEKKGAILGMEAGLSTLEMEAAENVGEDWEELLDQRQREREAYIERGLPIPTWLQADTFAPDQQQKPEAQ, from the coding sequence ATGAAAAACCCAGTAAGGATTTTAGGTCCTGACGGTAGCCCCTTACCGCCATCCAAATCAAGGGCATCAATGTTGAGTGGTTCCCGAGGGGTTCCGTATGACGCTGCTGATTCATTCAGTGATTCTATGGCCAATTGGCAGCCGTCCTTGTGGTCACCGGATAACGAAATCAATACCTCCCGCGATCAGGTTGTTGCCCGCGTTCGCGACATGGTACGTAACGATGGTTGGGCATCGGGCAGCGTTACCCGCATTTTGGATAATGCTGTTGGTGCGTCTTTCCGGCCGCTTGCCAAGGTTGATTACCGGACTTTGGCACTGATGACCGGGAACCCTAAATTTGACGCGAAATGGGCTGATGAATATGGACGGGCCATTGAATCAGGCTGGCGAACGTGGGCGAATGATCCGAACCGGTATTGTGATGTGGAAAGGAAGAAAACAGTCGCCCAACTACTACGGCTTGGTTTTCGCCACAAACTGACTGACGGTGATGCGCTCTGCGTTATGCAATATCGACCTGACCGTCTTGGCTATGGGCGTGCGCAGTATGCCACGACCATGCAGATAATTGACCCGGATAGATTAAGCAACCCTCAGCAAAATTTCGACATGCCGAATATTCGTGGTGGGGTAGAGATTGATGAGGATGGGGTGCCTATTGCTTATCACATCCGAAAAGCTCACATGGGCGACTGGTGGAGCGGTAAAGAAACCATGACCTGGGAGCGTATCCCGCGTGAAACTGACTGGGGCCGCCCAATCGTCATCCATGATTTTGATAGTGACCGGGCCTCCCAGCATCGGGGTATCAGTATTTTCACCCCCATCGTTCAGCGTCTTAAAATGCTGATTAAGTACGATGAGGTTGAGTTGCAGTCGTCAATCCTGAACTCCATTTTTGCCGCCTTTATCACATCACCTTATGACCCGAGTTTAGTGGCGGAAGCCCTTGATACGGGTGAGGAAGTTAACCGTTATCAAGACATGCGCCGTGAGTATCACGATGAAAAACGCCTGTCACTACAGGGTGGCGCACGTATTCCGATACTGGCACCCGGTGAGGAGATGACCACCCTTAACGCGGTTCGACCAACCAGTAACTTTGTTGCTTTTGAAAGCGCGGCGTTACGTAACATCGCCGCATCATTGGGAATTTCTACCCAGCAACTGACACAAGACTGGTCAGATGTTAACTACAGCTCAGCCCGTTCCGCCATGTTGGAAGCTTGGAAAACCCTGACCCGCCGGCGCGATGATTTTGCTACAGGTTTCGCCCAGCCAATATTGTCGTGTTTTATCGAAGAATTGCATGATTTAGGTGAGGTTCCCTTGCCTGATAGCGCACCTGATTTTCTCACAGCGAAAGCGGCCTATTGCCGTGCTCAGTGGATGGGGCCAGGGCGGGGCTGGGTTGATCCCGTGGCTGAGAAGAAAGGGGCCATTCTCGGGATGGAAGCTGGATTGTCTACTCTCGAAATGGAAGCTGCTGAGAACGTGGGCGAAGACTGGGAAGAACTGCTGGATCAGCGCCAGCGAGAACGTGAGGCATACATTGAGCGTGGGTTGCCTATTCCTACATGGCTGCAAGCTGACACCTTTGCACCTGATCAACAACAAAAACCGGAGGCACAGTGA
- a CDS encoding phage baseplate assembly protein, which produces MSDDLTLRIGNKLITGWDNIRVTRSIERLPSDFSLSLMDLYPGSDNQQWVNPGDPCVVNLGDDMVLTGYIDRWAPMISRNRREVRATGRSKCQDLVDCSAEWPNNVISQSTALQIAQRLAQPYSITVTTDVTDLDIVPQFTLNWGESSQEIIDRITRWAALLYYDLPDGNLYLTRVGTRKAASGVAQGINIEDAAYNSGMDQRFSDYIGVSMSVSQLQEQVQDAGYGAVTLARSRDPEAAKMRYRNRIIIVESTMKALKLAQQCIDWEMNRRYGRSKELLVTVDSWRDKDGKLWEPNTLIPIDLPIFGLKDELWLLSEVTYLKDDHGTSAQMVLMPPEAFTVQPYQFYSNLMELNPR; this is translated from the coding sequence ATGAGTGATGACTTGACGCTACGTATTGGCAATAAGCTGATCACGGGCTGGGACAATATCCGTGTCACTCGCAGCATAGAGCGGTTACCCAGCGATTTCAGCCTGTCATTGATGGACCTTTATCCGGGCAGTGATAACCAGCAGTGGGTCAACCCCGGCGACCCCTGCGTGGTTAATTTGGGTGATGATATGGTGCTGACCGGGTATATCGACCGCTGGGCACCGATGATCAGCCGTAATCGCCGCGAAGTGAGGGCGACGGGGCGGAGCAAGTGCCAAGACTTGGTTGATTGCTCCGCTGAGTGGCCAAACAATGTGATCAGCCAATCAACAGCGCTACAGATAGCCCAACGATTGGCGCAGCCCTACAGCATTACGGTGACGACTGATGTGACCGACTTGGATATTGTCCCCCAATTTACATTGAACTGGGGTGAATCCTCGCAGGAAATCATCGACCGCATTACCCGCTGGGCGGCGCTGCTCTATTACGACCTGCCCGATGGGAACCTCTATCTGACTCGGGTGGGGACGCGCAAAGCGGCCAGCGGTGTCGCGCAGGGTATCAATATCGAAGACGCCGCGTATAACTCCGGTATGGATCAGCGCTTTTCTGACTACATTGGTGTATCGATGTCGGTGAGCCAACTTCAGGAGCAGGTACAGGACGCCGGATATGGCGCGGTGACGTTAGCCCGCAGTCGCGATCCTGAAGCGGCCAAAATGCGTTATCGCAACCGTATTATCATTGTTGAAAGCACGATGAAAGCGCTAAAACTGGCCCAGCAGTGCATCGACTGGGAAATGAACCGCCGCTATGGGCGCTCTAAAGAGCTGCTGGTAACGGTCGATAGCTGGCGCGATAAAGACGGGAAGTTATGGGAACCCAACACCCTGATCCCGATTGATTTGCCTATCTTTGGCTTAAAGGATGAACTCTGGCTGTTATCGGAGGTGACCTATCTCAAAGACGACCATGGCACCTCAGCTCAAATGGTGCTGATGCCGCCTGAAGCCTTTACCGTTCAGCCTTATCAGTTCTATTCAAACCTTATGGAGTTGAACCCACGATGA
- a CDS encoding phage tail assembly protein, with product MSELERTKTVPLVKAISHDATKTTYEAIELSEPILIQVQQFYDEQAKSGSLSAMGLLISLVSNVPREAIKKMAFTDYKACEVYMMSFLAYSPPPESGVMS from the coding sequence ATGTCTGAACTGGAACGCACTAAAACAGTCCCCCTCGTTAAAGCCATCAGCCACGACGCGACTAAAACCACCTATGAGGCCATCGAACTCAGTGAACCGATATTGATTCAGGTTCAGCAGTTCTATGACGAACAAGCCAAGTCTGGCTCACTCAGCGCGATGGGATTGCTCATTTCTCTGGTGTCGAATGTGCCGCGTGAAGCCATCAAAAAAATGGCGTTCACCGACTATAAAGCCTGTGAGGTCTACATGATGAGTTTTTTAGCCTACTCCCCGCCGCCGGAGAGTGGGGTAATGAGCTAG
- a CDS encoding phage baseplate assembly protein domain-containing protein has product MSESGQLSQLYRQIKMILGIGRVTASNDGGTVQTVQYQTPLEVRDDTPRLAEFGFSSGLPANTDVVIGFLGGDRSSAVIIGSNHQSFRHTGLNTGETVIYSQWGQYIKLTETGIIIEANGQPVTVNNATEVTVNAAVKVRLNTPLLEVSGDIVDNAGSNGTTLKTLREAYNTHNHQLKNVQGGSATLTSEVTGKVVE; this is encoded by the coding sequence ATGAGCGAATCAGGGCAGCTATCCCAACTATATCGCCAGATAAAAATGATACTCGGGATAGGACGGGTCACAGCCAGCAATGATGGCGGCACCGTTCAAACCGTTCAATATCAAACCCCGCTTGAAGTCCGTGATGATACGCCGAGATTGGCTGAGTTTGGTTTTTCGTCAGGGTTACCCGCTAACACCGATGTGGTTATTGGGTTCCTCGGTGGTGACAGGTCAAGCGCAGTCATTATTGGCTCAAATCATCAGTCTTTTCGTCATACCGGACTCAATACGGGTGAAACGGTGATCTATTCGCAGTGGGGGCAATACATCAAGTTAACCGAAACCGGCATCATTATTGAGGCCAATGGTCAGCCGGTCACGGTCAACAATGCCACTGAGGTGACGGTTAATGCCGCGGTAAAAGTGCGCCTAAATACCCCGTTACTGGAGGTCAGCGGCGATATTGTCGATAACGCTGGCAGCAATGGCACCACGCTGAAAACCCTACGCGAAGCCTATAACACCCACAATCACCAACTGAAAAATGTGCAGGGCGGTAGCGCGACATTAACCAGTGAAGTGACGGGGAAGGTGGTTGAATGA
- a CDS encoding DNA circularization protein codes for MSLISNALSDLLGTGGDSWQWSEHLHPASFRGVPFAVISAEGVFGRRQAIHEYPYRDTAWIEDLGRATRRLTIRGFLIQSSGLYNAPDVMTQRDSLIAACEMPDAGTLVHPTLGEMTVSIPESGLRLNEGAESGRVFEFTLTIIESGLRVFSVTSSADAVSSIQSSWFGLASKSVTTFIATVKGEIRSVTQTIRTLKSTAAFWVNMVNSTTSEATNLGNVLRSTLGRDRYGRFNHGTVGGSVSGATASVSTQSDTTDLSALVDQRMAVSVEGRASLAAATDALTEAATVAAHANAVLAVVNAILASGASTLDLIRMMQELTAINDDTFRPNPGDSNTAAASYQLIIVLCAGAMVFAASQYQPESYDDAVDILTRVCDVVDGAALSAADTGNDEVYQSLITLRESIVTLLQQTGANLSRVEIVNFNRSLPALNLANRLYQDARRGDALVKMAVPVHPAFMPLRFKALNS; via the coding sequence ATGTCACTGATCAGCAATGCACTTTCTGATTTATTGGGTACTGGGGGCGATAGCTGGCAGTGGTCAGAACATCTTCACCCCGCCTCTTTCCGTGGGGTTCCCTTTGCGGTTATCAGTGCGGAAGGTGTTTTCGGTCGCCGGCAGGCCATTCATGAATACCCTTATCGCGATACTGCATGGATTGAGGATCTGGGCCGCGCGACTCGCCGCCTGACCATCCGTGGTTTTCTTATTCAGAGTAGCGGCCTTTATAACGCGCCCGATGTTATGACCCAGCGCGATTCATTGATCGCGGCCTGTGAAATGCCCGATGCAGGGACATTAGTACACCCAACGCTGGGCGAAATGACTGTCAGTATTCCCGAAAGCGGTCTTCGCCTGAATGAAGGGGCGGAGTCAGGACGGGTTTTTGAATTTACGCTGACCATTATTGAGTCGGGTTTACGGGTATTTTCTGTTACCAGCTCCGCAGATGCGGTTTCGTCGATTCAGTCATCATGGTTTGGTCTGGCCTCCAAGTCCGTCACCACCTTTATTGCCACGGTCAAAGGCGAGATCCGTTCAGTGACTCAAACCATCAGAACGCTAAAAAGTACCGCCGCATTCTGGGTCAACATGGTGAACTCAACCACCAGTGAGGCAACAAATCTCGGGAATGTCCTCCGTTCAACCCTCGGACGTGATCGTTATGGCCGCTTTAATCACGGTACGGTTGGGGGGAGCGTGTCAGGGGCCACGGCGTCCGTCAGCACGCAGAGTGACACAACGGACCTGTCCGCGCTGGTGGACCAACGAATGGCTGTTTCAGTCGAGGGGCGGGCATCACTCGCGGCTGCTACCGATGCCTTGACCGAGGCCGCAACGGTAGCAGCACATGCCAATGCGGTTCTGGCTGTCGTGAATGCCATCTTGGCCAGCGGAGCCAGTACCCTTGATTTAATCCGCATGATGCAAGAATTAACGGCAATCAATGACGACACTTTTCGACCCAATCCCGGCGACAGCAATACCGCCGCCGCCAGTTATCAGCTCATTATTGTGTTGTGTGCGGGCGCGATGGTGTTTGCCGCGTCGCAATATCAACCGGAAAGCTATGACGATGCAGTCGATATATTGACGCGGGTCTGTGATGTGGTAGACGGTGCCGCGCTTTCAGCGGCTGATACAGGCAATGATGAGGTGTATCAGTCATTAATTACGTTACGTGAGTCCATCGTCACGCTGTTACAGCAGACGGGCGCCAACCTGTCTCGCGTTGAGATAGTCAATTTTAACCGCTCACTGCCCGCGCTAAATCTGGCCAACCGGCTCTATCAGGATGCCCGCCGGGGTGATGCACTGGTGAAAATGGCGGTGCCTGTTCATCCGGCATTCATGCCCCTTCGATTTAAGGCGCTGAATTCATGA
- a CDS encoding S49 family peptidase — protein MNLPHLAQRLFNTPLALHPHKAEVVMAALTDRFGLTRIQSNADWADEEDDFFSRKGRDCGYDVIEGVAVIPIQGTLVQKLGTLRPYSGMTGYDGIRASFLTAMNDDAVKGICFDIDSPGGEVAGCFDLVDEIYAARGAKPIWSILSENAYSAAYALASAADRIIVPRTGGVGSIGVIVMHVDWSQRIKSDGVQVTIITFGSRKAESNPYEALSEEAKKAIQSDVDEMGRLFVSTVSRNRGIAERTIRDTEAACFLAADGVQLGLADQVAPPDVAFRDLLTLVGEK, from the coding sequence GTGAATCTTCCACATTTAGCCCAGCGGCTCTTTAACACCCCGCTGGCACTTCATCCGCACAAGGCTGAAGTCGTTATGGCGGCATTGACTGACCGGTTCGGTCTGACGCGCATTCAGTCTAATGCCGATTGGGCCGACGAAGAGGATGATTTCTTTTCACGCAAGGGGCGTGATTGTGGCTATGACGTTATCGAGGGCGTGGCGGTCATTCCGATTCAGGGCACGTTGGTGCAAAAGTTAGGTACCCTTCGACCTTATAGCGGTATGACAGGATATGACGGTATTCGGGCCAGCTTTTTGACAGCAATGAATGATGATGCGGTTAAGGGCATTTGTTTTGATATCGATTCACCGGGCGGTGAAGTCGCCGGTTGTTTTGATTTGGTCGATGAAATTTATGCTGCCCGAGGCGCTAAACCCATTTGGTCAATCCTGTCCGAAAATGCTTATTCGGCTGCTTATGCGCTGGCCAGTGCAGCGGATCGGATTATCGTTCCTCGCACCGGCGGGGTTGGTTCTATCGGCGTCATCGTGATGCATGTTGACTGGTCGCAGCGCATAAAAAGCGATGGGGTACAGGTTACGATAATCACTTTTGGCAGCAGAAAAGCCGAATCAAATCCCTATGAAGCATTAAGCGAAGAGGCAAAGAAGGCCATTCAATCTGATGTTGACGAGATGGGCCGCTTGTTCGTGAGTACCGTTTCCCGCAATCGCGGGATAGCAGAGAGAACCATCAGAGACACCGAGGCGGCATGTTTCTTAGCGGCTGATGGTGTGCAGTTGGGGCTGGCTGATCAAGTTGCCCCGCCTGATGTCGCATTCCGCGATTTATTAACATTGGTTGGAGAAAAGTAA
- a CDS encoding major capsid protein has translation MNIFDTNALVQVVPNLKTSQNWLLDRFFPNIVTYETEEVSIDVDIGKRRLAPFVSPLVAGLLVESRKYQTNTFKPAYIKDVRVPDLRKPIRRQMGERIGGEFTATEREMLNIQFEMEDQIDMINRRLEWMAASALTKAKIMVVGEGFETAEIDFGRSSSLTITLSGSDKWPLSVPAGTTNTQPSDDIETWQTLMLKESGAVATDLVFTTSSWKAFRLDTTIKDNAITFPALSPFGNQVDAGPRVNKGAVYKGRWGNFDLWLYNDWFIDPVDGIEKPMIPDGAVLMSGAELMGTRAFGVILDPEFNYGPLAFAPKSWVMPNPAQRYLMVQSAPLVIPSRVNASLCATVV, from the coding sequence ATGAATATTTTTGATACCAACGCGTTGGTTCAGGTTGTTCCTAACCTTAAAACAAGCCAAAACTGGTTACTGGATCGCTTTTTTCCTAACATCGTGACCTATGAGACTGAAGAGGTTTCAATTGATGTGGACATCGGTAAGCGCCGCTTAGCACCTTTTGTATCGCCATTAGTCGCCGGTCTTTTGGTTGAAAGCCGAAAGTATCAGACCAATACTTTTAAGCCTGCTTACATTAAAGATGTGCGAGTTCCAGACCTGCGCAAACCTATCCGACGTCAAATGGGGGAGCGCATTGGGGGGGAATTCACTGCAACTGAACGTGAGATGCTCAACATTCAATTTGAAATGGAAGATCAAATCGACATGATCAACCGTCGTTTGGAATGGATGGCAGCCAGCGCACTGACTAAAGCAAAAATCATGGTCGTGGGGGAAGGATTTGAAACGGCTGAGATTGACTTTGGCCGCTCAAGTTCTTTAACGATTACGCTGAGTGGGTCAGATAAATGGCCGTTATCTGTTCCCGCTGGCACGACAAATACCCAGCCATCAGATGATATTGAAACCTGGCAAACATTGATGCTGAAAGAATCTGGGGCGGTGGCTACTGACTTGGTATTTACAACCTCCTCATGGAAAGCGTTCCGTCTCGATACGACCATTAAGGACAATGCTATTACTTTCCCAGCATTGAGCCCGTTTGGTAATCAAGTCGATGCGGGTCCACGCGTCAATAAGGGCGCGGTTTATAAAGGCCGCTGGGGCAACTTTGATTTGTGGCTGTATAACGATTGGTTTATTGACCCTGTAGATGGGATTGAAAAACCAATGATCCCTGATGGCGCTGTATTGATGTCTGGTGCTGAATTGATGGGGACGCGTGCCTTTGGTGTCATTCTAGACCCTGAGTTTAATTATGGTCCTCTGGCTTTCGCACCAAAATCATGGGTTATGCCTAACCCCGCACAGCGTTACCTGATGGTTCAATCTGCCCCGCTGGTCATTCCAAGTCGGGTGAATGCCTCACTTTGTGCAACGGTGGTGTGA
- a CDS encoding head decoration protein, producing MDNFGQNAFQPGMRSSLFVPDQLISGTLQLVTDTGVIAQAVAIHLRGTVMGKITVSGEYIKSAKDADDGSEVPVAILVDDVDTTATSQRGGLYLMGQFNQNRIIHDASWTLAELKTALRTYSIFLEDSTQATV from the coding sequence ATGGATAACTTTGGACAAAATGCATTTCAACCGGGCATGCGCTCATCGTTGTTTGTGCCAGACCAGTTAATCTCAGGGACATTACAACTGGTCACTGATACGGGGGTTATCGCTCAGGCAGTGGCGATACATTTGCGAGGTACTGTGATGGGTAAAATTACGGTATCAGGTGAGTACATCAAGTCAGCAAAAGATGCCGATGACGGCAGTGAAGTGCCGGTTGCGATCCTTGTCGATGATGTGGATACAACAGCAACGTCTCAGCGTGGGGGGCTTTACTTGATGGGGCAATTCAATCAAAACCGCATTATTCATGATGCTTCATGGACGTTGGCTGAGTTAAAAACGGCACTTCGGACGTATTCAATCTTCCTCGAAGACAGTACCCAAGCAACAGTTTAA
- a CDS encoding phage GP46 family protein, protein MTTDIKTVWEPDKLLGDWQTGGGGLLDGDDLETAILISLFTDRLARSDDAIDGDDRRGWWGDTGSQYPIGSRLWLLRREKLTTKVALKAEDYANEALTWLLDDGVVTAISINAQIVFPNRINLIISYQQPAQTQASVKFSWVWET, encoded by the coding sequence ATGACAACAGATATCAAAACAGTCTGGGAACCGGACAAATTGCTGGGCGACTGGCAAACCGGCGGCGGTGGGTTGTTGGATGGTGATGATTTAGAGACTGCCATTTTAATTAGCCTGTTCACGGACCGGTTGGCCCGTTCTGATGACGCTATTGACGGCGACGATCGGCGCGGGTGGTGGGGTGATACCGGGTCACAGTACCCCATAGGTTCCCGTCTGTGGTTGCTGCGCCGCGAAAAGCTCACCACCAAGGTAGCGCTAAAGGCTGAAGACTATGCCAATGAAGCCTTAACTTGGTTGCTTGATGATGGTGTGGTGACGGCAATCAGTATCAATGCTCAGATAGTGTTTCCCAACCGAATCAATCTCATTATCAGCTATCAACAACCTGCGCAAACACAGGCGTCTGTTAAATTTTCATGGGTATGGGAGACCTAA
- a CDS encoding head-tail joining protein yields MGINWDQHLLAPLHSVFGDPVDYRPQGDKPTYTISGIFDRAYTTIDTLDDGSTINTTNPVLGVRDSEFHSPPKQGDRVFIGIVANEPVNTLFAVADVQPDSHGGSKLILNRVKI; encoded by the coding sequence ATGGGTATCAACTGGGATCAGCATCTTCTCGCACCCTTGCATTCGGTGTTTGGTGACCCGGTTGATTACCGCCCCCAAGGTGATAAGCCAACTTATACCATCAGCGGCATCTTTGATCGGGCCTATACGACCATCGACACGCTGGATGATGGTAGCACCATTAACACCACCAACCCCGTTTTAGGGGTAAGGGACAGCGAGTTTCATTCACCACCCAAACAAGGGGACCGGGTATTTATTGGCATCGTTGCCAATGAGCCGGTTAATACCTTGTTTGCCGTAGCGGATGTTCAGCCAGACAGTCACGGTGGCAGCAAGCTCATTCTTAATCGGGTAAAAATATGA
- a CDS encoding phage tail sheath subtilisin-like domain-containing protein — protein sequence MTIPFTHIPSNLRTPLFFAEFDNSQANTATTTQRTLIIGQMLASGSLPADIPALVSSVATVAGQAGAGSMLHGQMAAYLANDIAGEIYILPVSDAGSMVAAAGKITVTTQASATGVISLYIAGIRVQVAVVATDEVAEIATALTAAINAASALPVTAAAVDAVITLTAKNKGAHGNTIDLRLNYLGGAGGETTPDSLVLTLTPMAGGAGAPELDDALANLQDRTFDFIINPYTDTASLNKIKEFLSDSSGRWSYAEQLYGHSFAAQSGTYGQLTAAGELRNDQHASLLGVNGSPTPSYIWSAAYVGAIAQSLRNDPGRPLQTLAISGVLAPPLASRFTLTERNNLLHSGISTVTVTDDGTVQVENIITTYQKNKYGAEDDSYLQIETLFLLMFVTRFLRTQVTSKFARMKLAADGTRFAPGSAIITPNVIRAELIAQYQTLEFNGYVQDAKGFAKGLKVEKSASNPNRVDVLWTGVLINQLRIFAVLNQFRLQASA from the coding sequence ATGACCATTCCCTTTACTCATATTCCGAGCAATCTTCGGACGCCGCTTTTCTTCGCTGAATTTGATAACTCACAGGCGAACACGGCGACAACGACGCAGCGAACTTTAATCATCGGCCAGATGTTGGCTTCAGGCTCGTTACCTGCGGATATTCCGGCACTGGTTTCCTCAGTGGCTACCGTGGCGGGGCAAGCTGGCGCAGGTTCAATGTTGCATGGTCAGATGGCTGCATACTTAGCGAATGACATCGCCGGTGAGATCTACATTTTACCGGTGAGCGATGCGGGATCCATGGTGGCGGCAGCAGGTAAGATTACCGTGACCACGCAGGCATCAGCAACTGGGGTTATCTCTTTGTATATCGCGGGGATTCGGGTGCAAGTCGCGGTGGTGGCGACTGATGAGGTGGCAGAGATTGCCACGGCATTAACCGCCGCCATCAATGCCGCCAGCGCCTTGCCTGTCACTGCTGCTGCGGTGGATGCGGTCATCACGCTCACCGCTAAAAACAAAGGTGCCCACGGTAACACGATTGATTTACGGCTGAATTATCTGGGCGGTGCTGGCGGGGAAACAACACCAGATAGTTTGGTGCTGACGTTGACACCGATGGCTGGCGGTGCGGGTGCGCCTGAACTGGATGATGCGCTGGCTAATTTGCAGGACAGGACCTTTGATTTCATTATCAATCCATACACTGACACCGCGTCACTGAATAAAATCAAAGAGTTCTTGTCAGACAGCTCCGGCCGCTGGAGTTATGCCGAGCAGCTCTATGGCCATAGCTTTGCGGCTCAATCTGGGACTTATGGGCAACTGACTGCGGCAGGCGAATTGCGTAACGATCAGCATGCTTCTCTGTTGGGGGTAAACGGCTCTCCGACACCAAGCTATATCTGGTCTGCGGCCTATGTCGGCGCGATTGCGCAAAGTTTACGTAATGACCCCGGACGCCCGTTACAAACATTAGCGATTAGTGGCGTACTGGCCCCGCCACTGGCCAGTCGCTTTACGCTGACTGAGCGTAATAACCTGCTGCACAGCGGGATCTCCACAGTCACTGTGACGGATGATGGGACGGTTCAGGTGGAAAATATCATTACCACCTATCAGAAAAACAAATATGGCGCGGAAGATGACAGCTATTTGCAAATTGAGACCTTATTCCTGCTGATGTTTGTCACTCGATTCCTGCGTACTCAGGTAACGTCGAAATTCGCCCGTATGAAGCTGGCGGCCGATGGCACCCGTTTTGCCCCCGGCTCGGCGATTATCACCCCGAACGTGATCCGCGCTGAATTGATTGCCCAGTACCAGACGTTGGAATTTAACGGCTATGTGCAGGATGCCAAAGGGTTTGCCAAGGGATTGAAGGTCGAAAAAAGCGCCAGTAACCCGAACCGCGTTGATGTGCTGTGGACGGGTGTCCTGATCAATCAGTTGCGCATCTTCGCCGTTCTTAACCAATTCCGCCTTCAGGCATCAGCATAA